The candidate division WOR-3 bacterium genome has a segment encoding these proteins:
- the rbfA gene encoding 30S ribosome-binding factor RbfA has product MQHRDKRVADAIKDSVAKIVLSELSDPKIGFVTVTRCHISRDLKNATVYFSILGDETTQKQSFEHLQGARGYIRRRLGQMVVFRVLPELRFALDDMLAHEMHINEIISDLHRNEPGELD; this is encoded by the coding sequence ATGCAACACCGGGATAAGCGAGTCGCTGACGCCATCAAAGACTCCGTCGCCAAGATCGTACTTAGCGAACTCTCCGACCCGAAGATCGGGTTCGTAACCGTGACCCGCTGCCACATCTCGCGCGACCTCAAGAACGCGACGGTCTACTTCTCCATTCTGGGCGACGAGACTACCCAGAAGCAGTCGTTCGAACATCTCCAGGGCGCGCGCGGGTACATCCGGCGCCGGCTCGGCCAGATGGTGGTTTTCCGGGTACTGCCGGAACTCCGGTTCGCTCTCGACGACATGCTGGCCCACGAGATGCACATCAACGAGATAATATCCGACCTCCACAGGAACGAGCCCGGAGAACTGGACTAG
- the truB gene encoding tRNA pseudouridine(55) synthase TruB has product MRGVLNANKPSGITSYDVIRHIKSILRSPVPIGHAGTLDPLASGVLLVLLGEATKVSRFLLTLPKEYVAGVLFGKQTDTDDITGETLSERPMSYLTADSVRAGLELFTGEIEQVPPAFSALKQDGEPLYRLARKGQVVCPKPRKIMISKLELLDWQPPAATIRCVVSAGTYVRALARDLGKSLGTVATLASLVRTRVGPFSIEDATTPDSLDATSLIERLAPIDVALSWMPRLAVSPIQARQLHQGKVVSELAGPTPSGVDGFALAQTEDLRFLAVVALAGGGMRTERIVYAD; this is encoded by the coding sequence ATGCGAGGGGTGCTGAACGCCAACAAGCCGTCGGGTATAACGTCGTACGATGTCATCCGACACATCAAGTCCATCCTTCGGTCGCCAGTTCCCATTGGACACGCCGGGACGCTGGATCCACTTGCATCGGGTGTGCTCCTCGTACTCCTGGGTGAGGCAACCAAGGTCAGCCGTTTCTTACTCACCCTGCCCAAGGAGTATGTGGCCGGCGTGTTGTTCGGGAAACAGACCGACACCGACGACATCACCGGGGAAACGTTGAGTGAGCGGCCGATGAGCTACCTCACAGCGGATTCCGTAAGAGCCGGTCTGGAGCTATTCACCGGCGAGATCGAACAGGTGCCTCCCGCATTCTCCGCCCTGAAGCAGGACGGCGAGCCGCTGTACCGGCTCGCCCGCAAAGGCCAGGTAGTCTGCCCGAAGCCACGCAAGATCATGATCTCCAAGCTGGAGCTGCTCGACTGGCAGCCTCCGGCCGCGACAATCAGGTGCGTGGTGTCGGCAGGGACGTACGTCCGGGCCCTGGCGCGCGATCTGGGCAAGTCGCTGGGCACGGTCGCGACGCTGGCGTCTCTGGTCCGTACTAGAGTGGGGCCGTTCAGCATCGAGGACGCGACCACGCCGGACTCGCTCGACGCGACCTCGCTGATCGAAAGGCTCGCCCCGATTGACGTCGCGCTGTCCTGGATGCCGCGCCTGGCAGTCTCCCCCATCCAGGCGCGGCAACTGCACCAGGGTAAAGTAGTAAGCGAGCTTGCCGGCCCGACTCCGTCCGGGGTTGACGGCTTTGCGTTGGCCCAGACCGAGGATCTCAGATTCCTCGCGGTCGTCGCTCTAGCAGGTGGGGGGATGCGAACCGAACGAATAGTCTATGCCGACTGA